The window TCATGGTTTTGATAGTTATTTTGGTATACCTTACTCCAATGATATGGATAAGATCGACAAAACGGATCATTTTACCTTGACCGATAATGAAAAGTTTGATGCCTATAATGTTCCTTTGATGAAGGACGCGGAAATTGCTGAAAGGCCAACAGACCAACGAACCCTTACAAAAAGATATACAGAAGAAGCCGTATCTAAAATCAAAGCTTTCAAAGACGAACCATTCTTTATCTATTTGGCCCACAACCTGCCTCACATACCTTTGTTCAGGTCTGCAGCATTTAAAGATCAGTCTCTTGGGGGAATATACGGAGATGTGATTGAAGAAATTGATTGGTCTGTCGGTCAAATTCTTTCCACCTTGAAAGAGGAAGGAATTGCAGAGAATACCTTGGTGGTCTTCACCTCTGACAATGGACCTTGGCATGTGTTTAAAACACATGGTGGAACAGCCGGCTTACTAAGAGGAGCCAAAGGAGGGACCTTCGAAGGGGGGATGAGAGAGCCTACTGTCTTTTGGTGGCCTGCTCAAATCAAACCGGGGGTGGTGATGGATATGGGAACTACAATGGACTTGTTACCAACTTTTTGTGCCATATCAGGAACTGAATTGCCGGATGACAGGATTTATGACGGTTATGACATTTCGGGATTACTGAAGGGAACAGGTAAAAGTGAAAGGGAAACGGTGTTTTATTATCGGGGTCAAAGAGTATATGCTATCAGAAAAGGAGATTACAAAGCTCACTTTATTACACAGCTAGAATATGGTAACCCTACTGCACATCCGGTAACTCGGCCTGAAGTGGTTGTTGAGAATAAAGCGACTGTTTTAGAAACGCCTTTATTATATAATGTAAATGTTGATCCTGGGGAACGATTTAATATTGCAGAAGACCATCCGGAGATTATTGCTGAAATCAGAGAGGTGTTGGCAGCACACCAAGCGAGCATTGTTCCGGTGGAAAATCAACTTGAAAAATATCCAAAATAACGTATCAATCACCCAAGATAGACTTAACATGAAAGCTTTCTTTTTTATTTTCACCTTTATTTTATGTTTTCAATCCATAGAGGTGGATGCATATCAAGCTAAAGAACAGCCACCCAATGTTATCCTAATTATTACAGATGATCAGGGTTATGGAGACTTTGGGTTTACGGGTAACCCTCATGTTCAAACCCCACAATTAGACCAATTAGCAGAAGAAAGCATTCGGTTGAATAATTTTTATGTTTCTCCGGTATGTGCTCCTACCAGGTCTAGTTTGATGACCGGACGGTATTCTCTTAGAACGGGTGTGAGAGATACCTATAACGGTGGAGCCACCATGGCTACGGAAGAAATTACTTTGGCAGAAATGCTTAAAGATGCGGGCTATGCAACGGGTATCTTCGGAAAATGGCATTTAGGGGACAATTATCCTTTTCGACCGGGAGATCAGGGGTTTGATGAATCTTTAATTCATTTGTCAGGAGGAATGGTCAGCCGGGTGATTTTACAACCTATTTTAAAATGGACCGAAGTTATTTTGACCCTACGCTTTGGTACAACGGTAAACAGAAATCTTTTCTTGGCTATTGTTCGGATATATTTACCGATGAGGCCATCCACTTTGTAGAAAAGCAAAGTAAAGATCAACCGTTTTTTCTGTACTTGTCATTTAATGCCCCACATACCCCTTTGCAGGTGCCGGATAAATATTATGAAAAATACAAAGACATTGATCCATCTTTAGGTTTTGAAAGTCAAAGGATGCCTTTTCCAAAGATGAGTGAAAAGGACAAAGAAGATGCAAGAAAAGTATACGCCATGGTTTCCAATATTGATGACAATATCGGGAAATTAATAAATAAGTTGGATGAGTTGGGTATTGCTGATAATACTATTTTTGTCTTCATGACAGACAACGGCCCGCAACAGTCCAGGTATGTGGCAGGCCTAAGAGGTAAGAAAGGGAGTGTTTACCGTGGAGGGGTAAAGGTGCCCTTTCTAATCAAATACCCTAAAGGTCTAGCAACCAATAAAGCAGTGAATACTACCCTGGCACAGATCGACGTAATGCCAACTTTGGCTGAGCTTTGCCAAGTGAAATTGCCGGAAGATAGGGAGATTGATGGAAAAAGTTTCGCAAGGATATTAAAAGGGGAGGTTAAATCTGAAACAGTTTTTGAAGAACGACCTCTATTTTTCTATTGGACACGAAAATTACCGGAATTATACGACAATGTAGCCATTCAGCAAGGTCCTTATAAATTGGTGGGAAATACAAGCTTTAATGCTAGTCCTAAAGATTTTGAATTGTTTCATCTGGAAAAAGACCCATATGAGCTCGAAAATTTGGTTGAGCAACAGCCTGAAAAGGCCAAAGAATTAAAAGAGAGCATGGATCTATTGGTTAATGAATTAACAACCTCCCCAAATCTTAAAGAAGAACAGCGGCCTATCATTGGTACATCCCATGAAAACCCACTTGTTTTAAACCGAAATGATGCTTCCGGACAAAGAGGCATATGGACTCAACAGGAAGTCTATGGTTATTGGAACGTTCAAATTCTTGAAGGAAATTACAATATCAGGTACAAATTTATTGAACCTTTAGAGAAGGAAGGAAAGATAATGCTGGAAACCAATACGCAAATTATTCAATCCCATATTAGCGATATGCCTACTGATACAATTGAACTTAAAAATGTTTCCTTAAAGGCATATATAGGAAGTGTCACGCCTCATTTTATGAGTGGAGGAAAAAGTATTTTCCCTTTATGGGTGGAATTTGAGCGGATAGATTAAACTAAAGGTGTGAAGATGTAGTTTTTCTAATCCGATTATTAAATAGGATTCCTCATAAGGGTTGCATTTGAAAGGTTTCAGCAGTAATAGTTTGTCTACAGCATATTACGGATTCAATTCCTTTGGGCTTTTAGGCTGCTTAAGCTTAATAAATCAAAAAGGGTCAGCAATTACTTGTTGACCCTTTTTGATTTACAATTTTTATAATCTTATGCATTCGCACTTTGCGGGGCCCAATGAGAACAAAGCATTCCAGGAGCCGCTTTTTGTGGGTTGGCACAATCTGTTGTTTCATACCTTAGGCAAGAGTCACAGTTTCTGTTATCCTTTAATGCCGCCTTCATTTCGAAGGTGTCACATGTATAGCTATCGTTGACTTTTACACCATGAACTTTACATACGCCATTTGAACTCAAATTCTCACAATTATTGCAGTTACTCGCTAATCTAATAGACATAATGTTTTGGTTTTAGTTATGAAACAAAACTACGATACCATTCGATTAGAATGAATTTAAATAGTTGATAATCAGCTATTTGTATTTAGATCGGTTAAAAATAGCCTGCTATATAGTTGAAAGTTAGTTCATTCAATTTCGGACAATAGAAAAATAATTTTAAAAACGTTCATGCAAATTTCTAATAATATGGTTCAGGGATATGGGACTGAAAATTACTCAAGGACTTTCATTAGAAGATTATTCTAAATTTTGAGAATCGAAAGGTTTTAGTTGAGTTTTATTTAAAGTAAACAAGATTTCATTTGATTTTTTATAGGTTTTGAAAAAAAACTAAAGGGATTAAATGATTTTTAAATAATGTTTTATTAATATTATTTTAACAAATAAAATAGAGATAATTGTAAATTTATAAAAATTTAGTTTTCTGTTTTCAGATTAAAAAATAAATCAATTTTGTTTTTAAAAAGAATACTTAGTTTTAAAGCAGATTTGAACTGAAGGGTTTAGGGGGCTCCCATACTAAGTGAGCAAATACCGTTTGGTTTAAAAGGGTGAATAGTGTTTTTAAAATAAATCGAACAAAAAATTTAATTTGGTTAATAGTAGAATAGTATAGTTTTTAAATAGTGTTTTCACGTATTTATATTATAATAAAATAGTAAAATTTAATAAATCAATATTTCAATATAACACTTAATCCGTACCCTATGAGAAAAACTATTCTAAAAAAGAAAAACCACCGAAGAATCATGTTGGTTTTTCAGCTCTTTACACTTTTGCTTTTAATTCAGCCAATAATGGTGAATGCCGCCTCTCCTGATAGTTTTTGGGTAGCCGATATTAAAGGTAAGATTGTTGATGAAACCGGAGAACCTTTGCCCGGTGCGACGATCACCATTGAAGGAACCACTCAAGGTACGGTTTCTGATATCGATGGTAACTTCAACTTAGAGGTTCCTGAAAATGGTACTTTAATCATTTCATTTATCGGGTACGAAACTCAAACCCTAACTATTGGAAATGAAAGTTTTCTTAATATTCAAATGGTTCAAGAAGAATCTTCTTTGAATGAAGTCCTAGTTGTGGGATATGGTACGCAAGAAAAACGCGATGTAACCGGTGCAGTTTCTTCCATTAAAGGGGACAATCTAGAGAATTTGCCTGTTTCAGGTGCAGCACAAGCGCTTCAAGGTAGGGCTGCAGGTGTAAATATAGTGAGAAATGGCGGGGCACCTGGTGACCAAGGTTCCATTAGAATTAGAGGAACAGGTACCCTTAATAATGCTGATCCATTAATCATTATAGATGGAGTACCCGGAGGCAGTTTAAATGATGTAAATCCAAATAATATTGAGTCCATTGAGATTTTAAAGGATGCATCAGCTTCTGCGATTTACGGTACACGAGCGGCCAATGGGGTGGTGATTGTGACTACAAAACGTGGGGATTTTAATCAACCCTTAAAAGTTGAAGTAAATGGATATTTGGGCGTTTCAAATGCCATTAAAACCATAGATGTATTGGACGCTCCGACCTTAGCCACTTTAAAAAGAGAAAGGTATACCAATGATGGCTTAGCTATTAATCCCATCTGGGAAGATCCGGCCTATCAGACTCAACTGACCGACTGGCAGAAAGAACTCTTGGGACAAGGTTCCACACAGAATGTTGACCTTACTATCAGAGGAGGAAACAATAACTCTTCATTTATGATGGCTGGAGGATACTTTAAAGAGGAAGGAATGATTACCAATTCTGATTTCAGACGTTTGAGTTTCAGACTTAATTCTGATCACAAGCTAAGTGAGAAATTTAAAATTGGTCAAAACCTTCAACTTGTATCAATCAACCAAAGAAGTCCTAATACCTTGTCTGCCCAAACTGGGGTGTTGTGGAGCGCTATACGTTTCCATCCCGGCTTACCTGTCATGTATCCTGATGGTTCTTATAGCTCCTCTCAAATATCGGGGGAATTTGGTGATATCAATAACCCGATATTCACTCAGGATACCCAAGACAATAATAGCACAACGCATAAAATTTTGGGAAATATAAATGCGGAATATGAGCTAATGGAAGGGTTGAAATTTCGTGTAAATTTTGGTCTTGATGG of the Cyclobacterium marinum DSM 745 genome contains:
- a CDS encoding sulfatase-like hydrolase/transferase gives rise to the protein MDRSYFDPTLWYNGKQKSFLGYCSDIFTDEAIHFVEKQSKDQPFFLYLSFNAPHTPLQVPDKYYEKYKDIDPSLGFESQRMPFPKMSEKDKEDARKVYAMVSNIDDNIGKLINKLDELGIADNTIFVFMTDNGPQQSRYVAGLRGKKGSVYRGGVKVPFLIKYPKGLATNKAVNTTLAQIDVMPTLAELCQVKLPEDREIDGKSFARILKGEVKSETVFEERPLFFYWTRKLPELYDNVAIQQGPYKLVGNTSFNASPKDFELFHLEKDPYELENLVEQQPEKAKELKESMDLLVNELTTSPNLKEEQRPIIGTSHENPLVLNRNDASGQRGIWTQQEVYGYWNVQILEGNYNIRYKFIEPLEKEGKIMLETNTQIIQSHISDMPTDTIELKNVSLKAYIGSVTPHFMSGGKSIFPLWVEFERID
- a CDS encoding sulfatase-like hydrolase/transferase, encoding MKAFFFIFTFILCFQSIEVDAYQAKEQPPNVILIITDDQGYGDFGFTGNPHVQTPQLDQLAEESIRLNNFYVSPVCAPTRSSLMTGRYSLRTGVRDTYNGGATMATEEITLAEMLKDAGYATGIFGKWHLGDNYPFRPGDQGFDESLIHLSGGMVSRVILQPILKWTEVILTLRFGTTVNRNLFLAIVRIYLPMRPSTL
- a CDS encoding sulfatase family protein, which codes for MKLINPGIALGLFISCIGFFVTTAEARQGGEKPNIIVIFADDLGYGDLGVFGHPSIKTPNLDKMAFEGQKWTNFYVAAPVCTPSRAGLLTGRLPIRSGMSSDDRRVLFPDSDGGLPQSEITIAKALKGNGYQTAAIGKWHLGHKSPYLPTDHGFDSYFGIPYSNDMDKIDKTDHFTLTDNEKFDAYNVPLMKDAEIAERPTDQRTLTKRYTEEAVSKIKAFKDEPFFIYLAHNLPHIPLFRSAAFKDQSLGGIYGDVIEEIDWSVGQILSTLKEEGIAENTLVVFTSDNGPWHVFKTHGGTAGLLRGAKGGTFEGGMREPTVFWWPAQIKPGVVMDMGTTMDLLPTFCAISGTELPDDRIYDGYDISGLLKGTGKSERETVFYYRGQRVYAIRKGDYKAHFITQLEYGNPTAHPVTRPEVVVENKATVLETPLLYNVNVDPGERFNIAEDHPEIIAEIREVLAAHQASIVPVENQLEKYPK